The following coding sequences lie in one Mycoplasma crocodyli MP145 genomic window:
- a CDS encoding PQ-loop domain-containing transporter, protein MNLDLLITISSWITVVITTSLSIPQLIKLIRDKKTGNVNFISFWIFHLGIMLWLVYGAFSTKENPYMLLNVIIADGISIFINGVMMYLLYHYKKEINLTKKLIAGGFIILTWLVSIALILIWSLSSTIRITSQQALVFSLIAPSLTTFAFVPQLIQSIKTKNWKGVSHWMIFLFTINNIVWIVFWVGNIIKVSNAGNPIYDLIGALIWQSISLAIYSYQYVATLYYNNLDKKKLQKEEEMA, encoded by the coding sequence ATGAATTTAGACTTATTAATAACTATCTCTTCTTGGATAACTGTTGTTATTACTACATCTCTTAGTATTCCACAGTTAATTAAACTTATAAGAGATAAAAAAACAGGAAATGTAAACTTTATTTCCTTTTGAATATTCCATTTAGGAATTATGCTTTGATTAGTTTATGGTGCCTTTTCAACAAAAGAAAATCCATATATGCTTCTTAATGTAATTATTGCAGATGGAATTTCTATATTTATCAATGGAGTTATGATGTACTTGTTATATCACTATAAAAAAGAAATAAATTTAACAAAGAAATTGATTGCTGGCGGTTTTATTATTCTAACTTGATTAGTTTCAATAGCACTTATTCTTATTTGATCATTATCAAGCACAATAAGAATAACATCTCAACAAGCTTTAGTTTTTTCGCTTATAGCTCCTTCATTAACAACTTTTGCCTTTGTACCACAGTTAATACAATCAATAAAAACGAAAAATTGAAAAGGTGTTTCACATTGAATGATATTCTTATTTACAATCAATAATATTGTTTGAATTGTTTTTTGAGTAGGAAATATTATTAAGGTTTCGAATGCCGGAAATCCAATTTACGACTTAATTGGGGCATTGATTTGACAAAGTATTTCACTTGCAATTTATTCGTATCAATATGTTGCTACGTTATACTATAACAACTTAGATAAAAAGAAATTGCAAAAAGAAGAGGAAATGGCTTAG